The following are encoded together in the Tepidiforma bonchosmolovskayae genome:
- the dapF gene encoding diaminopimelate epimerase, with protein sequence MRVTKMHGLGNDYIYLAPAREDEYDWPELSRRVSDRHFGVGSDGLILALPSKVADVRMRIFNADGSEAEMCGNGIRCLVKFAVEEGLVPADRDEVTVETLAGIKTIAVFRENGVVTAARVDMGPPSFDPADLPAAVEGPGPVIDLPLTVDGVDLRLTLVSMGNPHAIHYVQTDPAEFPLERIGPLVEHHPLFPKRVNFQVVQVLGPGEVRHRVWERGSGITLASGTSASAVAAASRLRGLTGDRIVDHMPGGDLILEWDGAGSVFMTGPAVRVFDAEWYT encoded by the coding sequence ATGCGCGTTACCAAGATGCACGGCCTCGGCAACGACTACATCTACCTCGCACCCGCCCGCGAGGACGAATATGACTGGCCCGAGCTCTCCCGCCGCGTCAGCGATCGCCACTTCGGCGTCGGCAGCGATGGGCTCATCCTCGCCCTTCCGTCGAAGGTTGCCGACGTCCGCATGCGCATCTTCAACGCCGACGGCTCCGAAGCCGAGATGTGCGGCAACGGCATCCGCTGTCTCGTGAAGTTCGCCGTCGAAGAGGGGCTCGTCCCTGCCGACCGCGACGAGGTCACCGTCGAGACGCTCGCCGGGATCAAGACCATCGCCGTCTTCCGCGAAAACGGCGTGGTCACCGCGGCTCGTGTCGATATGGGGCCGCCCAGCTTCGATCCTGCTGACCTCCCGGCCGCCGTCGAAGGGCCCGGTCCAGTCATCGACCTCCCCCTCACCGTCGACGGCGTCGACCTCCGCCTCACGCTCGTCAGCATGGGCAATCCCCACGCCATCCATTACGTGCAGACCGACCCCGCCGAGTTCCCGCTCGAGCGCATCGGCCCCCTCGTCGAACATCACCCCCTCTTCCCCAAGCGCGTCAACTTCCAGGTCGTCCAGGTGCTCGGCCCCGGCGAGGTCCGCCACCGCGTCTGGGAGCGCGGCTCGGGCATCACCCTCGCCTCCGGCACCAGCGCCTCGGCCGTGGCCGCCGCCTCCCGCCTGCGCGGCCTGACCGGCGACCGCATCGTCGACCACATGCCCGGCGGCGACCTCATCCTCGAGTGGGATGGCGCCGGCTCCGTGTTCATGACCGGCCCCGCCGTCCGCGTCTTCGATGCCGAATGGTATACATAA
- the tpiA gene encoding triose-phosphate isomerase, with translation MRRPFIAGNWKMHTTEADAVALAAAVREQTAAAACDVAVCVPFPHLGPVREALRGGHVRLGAQDVHWEPKGAFTGEVSAPMLEDYCQLVIIGHSERRQYFCETDEWVNRKLRALLASRLDPIVCIGETLDQRRAGETEAVLERQLRGALAGIEPSARITIAYEPVWAIGTGETATPEQAQEACAFVRRILRELGGPVADAIRIQYGGSVNPANAAALLAQPDIDGALVGGASLDVAQFAAICAAVPA, from the coding sequence TTGCGCCGACCTTTCATCGCCGGCAACTGGAAGATGCACACCACCGAAGCCGATGCCGTCGCACTCGCCGCCGCCGTCCGCGAGCAGACCGCCGCGGCCGCCTGCGATGTCGCCGTCTGCGTCCCCTTCCCCCACCTCGGCCCCGTCCGCGAGGCGCTCCGCGGCGGCCACGTCCGGCTCGGTGCACAGGACGTCCACTGGGAGCCGAAGGGCGCCTTCACCGGTGAGGTCAGCGCCCCGATGCTCGAAGACTACTGCCAGCTCGTCATCATCGGCCACAGCGAACGCCGCCAGTACTTCTGCGAGACCGACGAGTGGGTCAACCGGAAGCTCCGCGCACTCCTCGCCTCCCGTCTCGACCCGATCGTCTGCATCGGCGAAACCCTCGACCAGCGCCGCGCCGGCGAAACCGAGGCCGTCCTTGAACGCCAGCTCCGGGGCGCCCTCGCCGGTATCGAGCCGTCCGCCCGCATCACCATCGCCTACGAGCCTGTCTGGGCCATCGGCACCGGCGAAACCGCCACGCCCGAACAGGCGCAGGAGGCCTGCGCCTTCGTCCGCCGCATCCTCCGCGAACTGGGCGGCCCCGTCGCCGACGCTATCCGGATCCAGTATGGTGGAAGCGTGAATCCCGCCAACGCCGCCGCGCTGCTGGCCCAGCCCGATATCGACGGCGCCCTCGTCGGGGGTGCCTCGCTCGATGTCGCCCAGTTCGCCGCAATCTGCGCGGCCGTGCCTGCCTGA
- the miaA gene encoding tRNA (adenosine(37)-N6)-dimethylallyltransferase MiaA, whose amino-acid sequence MLRRLVAIVGATGTGKSAAALQLAQRLGGEIVNADSRQVYRGMDIGTAKPTPAERRLVRHHLYDIRDPREGYSLAEYRADARTAFEAIWARGSFPWLVGGTPQYAWAILENWQVPAVPPDPGLRDALQAFADAVGPAALHARLAAVDPASAARIDPRNVRRVIRALEVYEKTGKPISAWQQKGAPDFEYLLFAIDVPRQELYRRVDERVERMFAAGLVDEVRALLDAGVPPDAPAMSSIGYAETVAFLQGKLTLADAIERTKRATHRLVRSQEQWFRRDDPRITWVRDADDIDLQANIFTGVCTNAIRGERR is encoded by the coding sequence ATGCTCCGCCGGCTCGTCGCCATCGTCGGCGCCACCGGCACCGGCAAAAGCGCCGCCGCCCTCCAGCTCGCGCAGCGCCTCGGCGGCGAAATCGTCAACGCCGACAGCCGCCAGGTCTACCGCGGCATGGATATCGGCACCGCCAAGCCGACGCCCGCAGAGCGCCGGCTTGTCCGCCACCACCTCTACGACATCCGCGACCCCCGCGAGGGCTACTCACTTGCCGAATACCGGGCCGACGCCCGCACCGCGTTCGAAGCCATCTGGGCACGCGGCAGCTTCCCCTGGCTGGTCGGCGGCACCCCCCAGTACGCCTGGGCCATCCTCGAAAACTGGCAGGTGCCGGCGGTCCCGCCCGACCCCGGGCTGCGCGACGCCCTGCAGGCGTTCGCCGACGCCGTAGGCCCGGCGGCCCTCCACGCCCGCCTCGCCGCCGTCGACCCGGCCTCTGCCGCCCGCATCGACCCGCGGAATGTCCGGCGCGTCATCCGCGCCCTCGAGGTGTACGAGAAGACCGGCAAACCCATCTCCGCCTGGCAGCAGAAAGGCGCGCCCGACTTCGAGTACCTCCTCTTCGCCATCGATGTGCCCCGCCAGGAGCTCTACCGCCGGGTCGATGAACGGGTCGAGCGCATGTTCGCTGCCGGCCTCGTCGACGAGGTTCGTGCCCTGCTCGATGCCGGCGTCCCGCCCGACGCCCCCGCCATGTCCTCCATCGGGTACGCCGAGACCGTCGCCTTCCTCCAGGGGAAGCTCACCCTGGCCGACGCTATCGAGCGGACGAAGCGCGCTACCCACCGCCTGGTCCGCTCCCAGGAGCAGTGGTTCCGCCGCGATGACCCCCGCATCACCTGGGTCCGCGACGCCGACGACATCGACCTCCAGGCGAACATCTTCACCGGCGTCTGCACCAACGCCATCCGCGGCGAGCGCCGGTAG
- a CDS encoding LL-diaminopimelate aminotransferase, with the protein MKLARRVEALPPYLFAEISKKIAAKRAQGVDIVTFGIGDPDLPTPRHILDALHQAAEDPVNHRYPESEGLPELREAIARYYQRRFEVSFDPMKETLPLIGSKEGIGHIALCFIDPGDIALVPDPAYPVYEIGTMFAGGECYRLDLKRENGWLPDLDAIPDDVARRAKVLWLNYPNNPTGAVAPLEFFEKAVAWAKKYDVAILHDNPYCDVAYDGYNPPTIFQVPGAKDVAVEFNSWSKAYNMTGWRIGMVVGNAQMVDALMRVKSNLDSGIPQAIQKMAIAAIDGPQDCIEEHNRIYQRRRDRIVEVLRKCGLEVDVPKASLYVWAKLPDGITSADYAARLIDETGVVVTPGRGYGLNGEGYIRLSVTTPDDRLEEGMRRLEEWSAKR; encoded by the coding sequence ATGAAGCTCGCCCGCCGCGTCGAGGCGCTCCCGCCCTACCTGTTCGCCGAAATCTCGAAGAAAATCGCCGCAAAGCGCGCCCAGGGCGTCGATATCGTCACCTTCGGCATCGGCGACCCCGACCTGCCCACGCCGCGCCACATCCTCGATGCCCTCCACCAGGCCGCCGAGGACCCGGTGAACCATCGCTATCCGGAATCCGAGGGGCTCCCCGAGCTCCGCGAAGCAATCGCCCGCTACTACCAGCGCCGCTTCGAGGTCTCCTTCGACCCGATGAAGGAGACCCTCCCCCTCATCGGCTCGAAAGAGGGCATCGGCCACATCGCCCTCTGCTTCATCGACCCCGGCGACATCGCCCTCGTTCCCGACCCGGCGTACCCGGTCTACGAGATCGGCACCATGTTCGCCGGCGGCGAATGCTACCGCCTCGACCTCAAGCGCGAGAATGGCTGGCTCCCCGACCTCGACGCCATCCCCGACGACGTCGCTCGCCGCGCGAAGGTCCTCTGGCTCAACTACCCGAACAATCCCACGGGAGCCGTCGCCCCGCTCGAGTTCTTCGAAAAGGCGGTCGCCTGGGCGAAGAAGTACGACGTTGCCATCCTCCACGACAACCCCTACTGCGACGTCGCCTACGACGGCTACAACCCCCCGACCATCTTCCAGGTCCCCGGCGCAAAGGACGTCGCCGTCGAATTCAACTCCTGGTCGAAGGCCTACAACATGACCGGCTGGCGCATCGGCATGGTCGTCGGCAACGCCCAGATGGTCGACGCCCTCATGCGCGTCAAGTCCAACCTCGATAGCGGCATCCCCCAGGCCATCCAGAAGATGGCCATCGCTGCCATCGACGGCCCCCAGGACTGCATCGAGGAGCACAACCGCATCTACCAGCGCCGCCGCGACCGCATCGTCGAAGTCCTCCGCAAGTGCGGCCTCGAAGTCGATGTGCCAAAGGCCTCCCTCTACGTCTGGGCGAAACTCCCCGATGGCATCACCAGCGCCGACTACGCCGCCCGCCTCATCGACGAAACCGGCGTCGTCGTGACCCCCGGCCGCGGCTACGGGCTCAACGGCGAGGGCTACATCCGCCTGTCGGTCACGACACCCGACGACCGGCTCGAAGAGGGGATGCGCCGCCTCGAGGAGTGGTCTGCAAAGCGCTGA
- the hflX gene encoding GTPase HflX encodes MPRALHQTAPAPDRAILVAADVPGALLPADESLNELAELARTAGAEVVARFTQRLDHPNPATYIGSGKVQEIVEAIREHGANVVIFDDELSPSQQRNLEKALGVKVIDRTALILDIFATRAQTREGRLQVELAQHQYLLPRLAGQWSHLERMEGAIGTRGPGETQIETDRRLIRNRIAKIRRDLEEVRTQRELYRRRRARNNVPVVALVGYTNAGKSTLMRALSGADVLAEDKLFATLDPVTRRISLPSGEIVLLTDTVGFIQKLPTQLVAAFRATLEELEDADLLLHVVDISHPNAYQHVQTVEATLRELGVDRKPQLLALNKVDLLRHEDGRPVADYDEARAIILGAGAPPRNVAIISAAKRWGLDLLRERIEEGLESGFENVELELPAVLSTAV; translated from the coding sequence ATGCCACGAGCGCTCCACCAGACTGCACCCGCACCCGACCGCGCCATCCTCGTCGCCGCCGACGTCCCCGGCGCCCTTCTGCCCGCCGACGAATCGCTCAATGAGCTCGCCGAGCTCGCCCGGACTGCCGGCGCCGAGGTCGTAGCCCGCTTCACCCAGCGGCTCGACCATCCCAACCCCGCAACCTACATCGGCAGCGGCAAGGTGCAGGAGATCGTCGAGGCCATCCGCGAACACGGCGCGAACGTCGTCATCTTCGACGATGAACTTTCGCCCTCGCAGCAGCGAAACCTCGAAAAGGCGCTCGGCGTCAAGGTCATCGACCGCACCGCCCTCATCCTCGACATCTTCGCGACCCGGGCCCAGACCCGCGAAGGCCGGCTGCAGGTCGAACTCGCCCAGCACCAGTACCTGCTGCCTCGCCTCGCCGGCCAGTGGTCCCACCTCGAACGCATGGAAGGCGCCATCGGCACCCGCGGCCCCGGCGAAACCCAGATCGAGACTGACCGCCGCCTCATCCGCAACCGCATCGCCAAGATCCGCCGCGACCTCGAAGAGGTCCGCACCCAGCGCGAACTCTACCGGCGTCGCCGTGCGCGCAACAACGTCCCCGTCGTCGCGCTCGTCGGCTACACAAACGCCGGCAAGTCCACCCTCATGCGCGCCCTCAGCGGCGCCGACGTCCTTGCCGAGGATAAGCTCTTCGCCACGCTCGACCCGGTCACTCGCCGCATTTCGCTCCCCTCCGGCGAAATCGTCCTCCTGACCGATACCGTCGGGTTCATCCAGAAGCTCCCTACCCAGCTGGTCGCGGCCTTCCGCGCCACGCTCGAAGAGCTCGAGGACGCCGACCTCCTCCTCCACGTCGTCGATATCTCCCACCCCAACGCCTACCAGCACGTCCAGACCGTCGAGGCCACCCTGCGCGAACTCGGCGTCGACCGCAAACCGCAGCTCCTCGCCCTCAACAAGGTCGACCTCCTCCGCCACGAGGATGGCCGCCCCGTCGCCGACTACGACGAAGCCCGGGCGATCATCCTCGGGGCCGGGGCACCGCCCCGCAACGTCGCCATCATCTCTGCGGCGAAGCGCTGGGGGCTCGACCTCCTTCGCGAGCGCATCGAAGAAGGCCTCGAAAGCGGCTTTGAGAACGTCGAGCTCGAACTCCCCGCCGTGCTCTCCACTGCCGTTTGA
- a CDS encoding cupredoxin domain-containing protein, with product MDHQANAHGDHHDVHLPDPSIWPLVVGVAALFLGAALIYWSRVDDQTFAGPLLGAAIVSTLIAVFGWAYEDGQMRKKAAMGGHGQAAPTRYTQVVTFALAEGKLEQARKSGIIHDLESSDNQLRDLDGFQDLRIIVSPAATGPSQVLVETTWSDREGLATYEETRQTMLDIIARHTDEVVPGTVQVFDMEVIRDTKDVTFRFGTGAAFTVIAALMLGGFMVGAGLNLFASESTGSGGGGAATPAPVGDPFRVVATDNKFDKKEIVAGPNAEITITLVNRGRAKHNIHFLDKKGGQTLAPGAEGAIIDGGMETKVTFTTPGPGDYYFLCDLHPDQMNGTFKVVEGGPTGSGGAASGGG from the coding sequence ATGGACCACCAGGCGAACGCACACGGCGACCACCACGACGTCCACCTGCCGGACCCGAGCATCTGGCCGCTCGTCGTCGGGGTTGCCGCGCTCTTCCTCGGCGCCGCGCTGATCTACTGGTCGCGCGTTGATGACCAGACGTTTGCCGGTCCGCTCCTGGGTGCAGCGATCGTTTCGACGCTGATCGCCGTCTTCGGCTGGGCCTATGAAGACGGGCAGATGCGGAAGAAGGCGGCGATGGGCGGTCATGGCCAGGCCGCGCCGACGCGGTATACGCAGGTCGTGACCTTCGCGCTCGCCGAAGGCAAGCTGGAGCAGGCGCGGAAGTCCGGCATCATCCATGACCTCGAAAGCAGCGACAACCAGCTGCGCGACCTTGACGGGTTCCAGGACCTCCGGATCATCGTCTCGCCGGCGGCAACGGGGCCGTCGCAGGTGCTGGTCGAAACGACGTGGTCGGACCGGGAGGGCCTGGCGACCTATGAGGAGACGCGGCAGACGATGCTGGACATCATTGCCCGGCATACGGACGAGGTGGTCCCGGGCACGGTCCAGGTGTTCGACATGGAGGTCATCCGGGACACGAAGGACGTGACCTTCCGCTTCGGGACCGGTGCCGCGTTCACGGTCATCGCAGCGCTGATGCTGGGCGGGTTCATGGTCGGGGCCGGTCTCAACCTGTTTGCGAGCGAGTCCACAGGGAGCGGCGGCGGCGGCGCAGCCACACCGGCACCCGTCGGGGACCCCTTCCGGGTGGTCGCGACGGACAACAAGTTCGACAAGAAAGAGATTGTGGCCGGACCGAACGCGGAAATCACGATTACGCTGGTCAACCGGGGCCGCGCGAAGCACAACATTCACTTCCTCGACAAGAAGGGCGGGCAGACGCTGGCTCCCGGCGCCGAGGGCGCCATCATTGACGGCGGGATGGAGACCAAGGTCACATTCACGACTCCTGGTCCCGGAGACTACTACTTCCTCTGCGACCTCCACCCCGACCAGATGAACGGGACGTTCAAAGTGGTGGAGGGCGGCCCGACCGGGTCCGGCGGTGCGGCTTCAGGCGGCGGGTAG
- a CDS encoding CaiB/BaiF CoA transferase family protein, whose product MPEQPPPPLKKPFEGIRVADFAWVGVGPLVSKYLADHGAEVIRIESATYPETLRRAGPFVDDVPDLDGSGYFANFNSSKLGVTVNFKHPKGPDLVRRLLAHCDVVTESYTPGTMARFGFDYESVRQIRPDVIMISMPLYGQTGPWAHYAGYGHVLQAAAGFNHFTGWEDGPPIGTGVAYTDFLVPHFAAIALIAALDYRRRTGQGQYIDFSQFEAAIHGLWTAILDWTVNGHEQTRLGNHDLEAAPHNAYRCRDGRWVVIACETEKHWEGLKAALGRPEWCDMERMRRRWQRINEQKEIDRHLTFWFEDFTRLPSESALQVEEGVEGPPVRKYTTEEVVQLFQSFGVPCGIVQSPEEMHADPQLAHRRHYWKLEHPRMGLRTYDSPAFKLSKTPAELTRPAPLLGEHNEYVFKQVVGLSDEEFVNLMAEGVFE is encoded by the coding sequence GTGCCCGAACAACCCCCTCCGCCGCTCAAGAAGCCGTTTGAAGGCATCCGCGTTGCCGACTTTGCCTGGGTCGGCGTCGGCCCGCTTGTCTCCAAATACCTCGCCGACCACGGCGCCGAAGTCATCCGCATTGAAAGCGCCACCTACCCCGAGACCCTCCGCCGCGCCGGTCCCTTTGTCGATGATGTCCCCGACCTCGACGGCTCCGGCTACTTCGCGAACTTCAACAGCTCGAAGCTCGGCGTCACCGTCAATTTCAAGCACCCGAAGGGCCCAGACCTCGTTCGCCGCCTCCTCGCCCACTGCGACGTCGTCACCGAGTCGTACACGCCCGGGACCATGGCCCGCTTCGGCTTCGACTACGAATCGGTCCGGCAAATCCGCCCCGACGTCATCATGATCTCCATGCCCCTCTACGGACAGACCGGCCCGTGGGCGCACTACGCAGGCTACGGACACGTCCTCCAGGCTGCCGCCGGCTTCAACCACTTCACTGGCTGGGAGGATGGCCCGCCCATCGGCACCGGCGTCGCCTACACCGACTTCCTCGTCCCGCATTTCGCCGCCATCGCCCTCATCGCGGCGCTCGACTACCGGCGCCGGACAGGACAGGGCCAGTACATCGATTTTTCCCAGTTCGAAGCCGCCATCCATGGTCTCTGGACGGCCATCCTCGACTGGACCGTCAACGGCCATGAGCAAACCCGCCTGGGCAACCACGACCTCGAGGCGGCCCCCCACAACGCCTACCGCTGCCGCGACGGCCGCTGGGTCGTAATCGCCTGCGAGACCGAAAAGCACTGGGAGGGGCTCAAAGCCGCGCTCGGCCGCCCGGAGTGGTGCGACATGGAGCGCATGCGCCGCCGCTGGCAGCGCATCAACGAGCAGAAGGAGATCGACCGGCATCTCACCTTCTGGTTCGAGGACTTCACCCGGCTTCCCAGCGAGTCCGCCCTCCAGGTCGAAGAAGGCGTCGAGGGCCCGCCCGTCCGCAAGTACACCACGGAAGAAGTCGTCCAGCTCTTCCAGTCGTTCGGGGTCCCGTGCGGCATCGTCCAGTCCCCCGAAGAGATGCACGCCGACCCGCAGCTCGCCCACCGCCGCCACTACTGGAAGCTCGAACACCCCCGGATGGGGCTTCGCACCTACGACTCGCCCGCCTTCAAGCTCTCGAAGACGCCCGCCGAACTGACCCGGCCTGCCCCGCTCCTCGGCGAGCACAATGAGTACGTCTTCAAGCAGGTCGTCGGCCTCTCCGACGAGGAGTTCGTCAACCTCATGGCCGAAGGCGTCTTCGAGTAG
- a CDS encoding cytochrome c oxidase subunit 3 encodes MAAHAVATQQKQGLSNGMLGFILFLASEVMFFGGLFAAYFIARADAREWPPEYLLTPEQVAAGVKLEVEFWLPFIATILLVTSSVTIQLAVFAIQRGNRSGLIRWTFVSIVLGLVFLIMQMYDYSQLHFGVGDTIYGTTFYTLTGFHGLHVAGGIIFMGIILARSLAGQFTAANHEAVEACSFYWHFVDVVWLALFTTLYIIP; translated from the coding sequence ATGGCAGCACACGCGGTCGCCACGCAGCAGAAGCAGGGCCTGAGCAATGGGATGCTCGGCTTCATCCTCTTCCTCGCGTCGGAGGTGATGTTCTTCGGCGGTCTGTTCGCCGCCTACTTCATCGCCCGGGCCGACGCCAGGGAGTGGCCGCCGGAGTACCTGCTGACGCCGGAGCAGGTGGCGGCCGGTGTCAAGCTCGAGGTGGAGTTCTGGCTGCCGTTCATCGCGACGATCCTGCTGGTCACGAGCTCAGTGACCATCCAGCTCGCGGTCTTCGCCATTCAGCGGGGGAACCGCTCGGGCCTGATCCGCTGGACGTTCGTCTCGATCGTGCTCGGCCTCGTGTTCCTCATCATGCAGATGTATGACTACAGCCAGCTCCATTTCGGGGTCGGCGACACGATTTACGGGACCACGTTCTACACGCTGACGGGCTTCCACGGGTTGCACGTCGCGGGCGGGATCATCTTCATGGGCATCATCCTGGCGCGCTCACTCGCCGGGCAGTTCACCGCAGCGAACCACGAAGCCGTCGAGGCGTGCTCGTTCTACTGGCACTTCGTCGACGTGGTGTGGCTTGCGCTGTTCACCACGCTGTACATCATTCCGTAA
- a CDS encoding CaiB/BaiF CoA transferase family protein, producing the protein MNPERPPVPLPHPSGPLAGYRVLDLADEKGQLGARLLAELGADVIKVEPPRDGDPGRQHAPFFRNEAGTETSLFWWTMNAGKRSITLQLRLEAGRELFHRLVAISDIIIETTMPGEAAALGLDYPTIERINPSAILVSITGFGQDGPYARWHATDIVGAAMGGLMYLNGDPERGPVRTTVPQAYTQVNVQAMVGALVALYARGVNGGIGQHVDVSMQEAVANAMDNAQQTWDIRRVNASGPGLYRNSAGVRTARYLFETADGWVAALQAGGLIGPNANAIIDWLAEHGEARGLDSREWRARLTAPQPLSHEDREYVEATMAAFCRTRKKEELVEEAQRRGAGWAPVLSPSEIVENKQLAARDYWVRVAHEDIGQSFTYPGAPFRLSATPWQQRGRAPHLGEHNEEVYCGLLGLEPQELRRLRLRMVI; encoded by the coding sequence ATGAACCCCGAACGGCCCCCAGTTCCGCTTCCGCATCCCTCCGGGCCGCTCGCCGGCTACCGCGTCCTCGACCTTGCCGACGAAAAGGGCCAGCTCGGCGCCCGGCTCCTTGCCGAACTTGGCGCCGACGTCATCAAGGTCGAGCCCCCGCGCGACGGCGACCCCGGCAGGCAGCATGCTCCCTTCTTCCGCAACGAGGCCGGAACCGAAACCAGCCTCTTCTGGTGGACGATGAACGCCGGGAAACGCTCCATCACCCTCCAGCTCAGGCTGGAGGCCGGTCGCGAACTCTTCCACCGCCTCGTTGCCATCTCCGACATCATCATCGAGACCACCATGCCCGGCGAGGCTGCTGCCCTCGGGCTCGATTACCCGACGATCGAACGCATCAACCCCTCCGCCATCCTCGTCTCCATCACCGGCTTCGGGCAGGATGGCCCCTACGCCCGCTGGCACGCCACCGACATCGTCGGTGCCGCCATGGGCGGCCTCATGTACCTCAACGGCGACCCCGAACGCGGCCCCGTCCGCACCACCGTCCCCCAGGCCTACACGCAGGTCAACGTCCAGGCGATGGTCGGCGCGCTCGTCGCGCTGTACGCCCGCGGGGTGAACGGCGGCATCGGCCAGCATGTCGATGTCTCGATGCAGGAGGCCGTCGCCAACGCGATGGACAATGCGCAGCAGACCTGGGATATCCGCCGGGTCAACGCCTCGGGCCCCGGCCTTTACCGGAACTCTGCCGGTGTCCGCACGGCCCGCTACCTGTTCGAGACCGCCGACGGCTGGGTCGCAGCCCTGCAGGCGGGCGGGCTCATCGGGCCGAACGCCAACGCCATCATCGACTGGCTCGCCGAGCATGGCGAAGCCCGCGGCCTCGATTCCCGGGAATGGCGCGCCCGCCTCACCGCTCCGCAGCCGCTCTCTCACGAAGACCGGGAGTACGTTGAAGCCACCATGGCCGCCTTCTGCCGCACCCGGAAGAAGGAAGAGCTCGTCGAAGAGGCGCAGCGCCGGGGTGCCGGATGGGCGCCCGTCCTCAGTCCCAGCGAGATTGTCGAAAACAAACAGCTCGCAGCACGCGACTACTGGGTCCGCGTCGCCCACGAGGACATCGGCCAGTCGTTCACCTACCCCGGCGCGCCCTTCCGCCTGTCTGCCACTCCATGGCAGCAGCGCGGCCGCGCCCCGCATCTCGGCGAACATAACGAAGAGGTGTACTGCGGGCTCCTCGGGCTCGAACCCCAGGAGCTCCGCCGGCTCCGCCTCAGGATGGTGATCTGA